Within Quercus lobata isolate SW786 chromosome 5, ValleyOak3.0 Primary Assembly, whole genome shotgun sequence, the genomic segment CTGGTTCTCCCTTGTCATTTAGAGCAGAGTTCTCCTTTGAAGTGGTTGAACTTCTTTTAGGATCTTCTTTGGCAATTTCACTCAATTGACCTTCAAACTTTGAGAGCCTTGTTGGGGTTTCTGAAAGAGGACACTGTGGCACCTGAACCCTTTTCTTGGTTGGAAATGAAGGTTTCACAGAGATAGAACTAGTGCTTTTCATGTTGGATTTAAATGTTTTTCTTGACCCTTTTCCTTTCAAGGTATTTTGTTTCTCTGCAATATCCTGGCAACTTCCTATCATAACTTGTTCACCATGGTTGTCATCACCTTCAGCTTGCTTTTCTCTATCTGTAACATAAGAAAATggtacaacaacaacaaagtaaaaaaaaaacggcatattaattgaattttatggGTGACAGAATAAGTATATCTGACTTGTATTGTACAAGGCAACAAACTGATGTTTGGACTAGTATATACTGCAAAAATTTGCATGAATCTCATATTGTTCTTTTGTGAAAATAAATCTCCTTTTGCATTAACGCCTTCATTATCATTTCACAAGAGATTTCATATGTAAGTAGAACTCACACTCCTATGGGATTGAATTGTAAACTGACTACTGACCCTCCAACCATTTCTTTTTGGGAGAATATGTCACATGGTCCAAATGGTGTGCCATACTTAAAACATAGTGACAATCTTCATAGCTCATGAAAATGAAGAATCAGAGAGTTTTTATGGCAAAAGAAAGCACAGGAACAATGAACAGTGTCCAACTAAGAAACATATTTCCAAAAGATACAGGATGTACAAATGTAAGTTTTGGTGATAGAAACCACCTATGCATGTAAAATTTAATGTCATTAAAGTTTAAATCCCTATATTATTTAATCCAATAGCAGCTGAACGATTCCAACATATACTTTGCATTATTCATATGCCACATGTGTGTTGAAATTCCACCTGATAATTTATTTGAGGGTGCATTCTGAGTGACAAATATACTGATTCCTGAAGCAACTTCCATGCTTTTGTAGATGCTCACTAGGTTATCCATGTGAGGAGCAGGACGAACCTCTGCAGCAAAAATTATTCATAAGCACTAAACACAACCGAACAAGAAATACAGCAGCACTGAAGCCAGTGGAAAAGACCATATGACTTTTAAAACATaaccaacaaaaacatagttTTGTAGTGTTCCACATCCAATGCTTCCAAACTGCTAACCAAATGTTACCAACAAAAGCATAATGGTTAactaataaaattcaaaattttataacgtcttaaacttttggaacaatctataatttattatcattgTACCAAAGTAGATGATCatgagtttgaaaattttctccactctacctcccatttaaaaattGCATTCACCGATTTCTAACAGCTTAAGCTTTTGTAAAAATCGATAATctatcaagattcaagaacttTTACTCGTCTCCATGGGCTATATTGGCTTAATGCTAAACCATATCTAATTTTCCACATTCCCATTTTATTATTCGATCTCTAATTAGCCACAAAGCCAACATGTTCCCCAAAACATTATGGTACTTCACACAAACAGAACATGTTCTGACATTAAATGACTAAAACTATAAAACTGCCCTTGTGATAAAACTGAAAAGTCATGAGTCTCGTACCTCTACGCCGATATGGGACTTTACAAACCGGACAAGTGGAGCCCGATTTCATCGATTTCGAAATGCACGAACTGAAAACAAtcagaaaaaatatatacattagCTTCAATTAActtaaccaaataaataaattgaaccCATTTGAACTGTACCAGAAAGATTGAACTCACTTGCAGAACACATGATTGCATGTAAGCGAAGCCGCGGAGTTTAGCAAACTCAAGCTGCAAAATAAAACGGGAGATAATTCAGCCTATGGGATCCCAAATTGAGATATCCACAAAATAcactaattaaaattaagaattttaaaaagggTCTGTTTGGCTactgagaaaattttgaaaaacaagaagAATATTATTAAGGGTTTGGGcattggtaaagaaaaaaagagagtggaTATACCAAATGGGGCACTTGAGTTCTCTGCCCATTTTTTCCAGGTGGGCCGTCGGATCACCCATTTTTTTTGCTCCGATGAGAGACAGAGAgttaaggaagaagaagaagagtcttAGTTTAGAGAATgcaaaaattgaaagaatttaGGTCAGAGAAATGAATAAAACGAAGATGGGGTGCTTTTATTTTGTTCACAAAAATGATTCTAAttgctttttgaatttttgttgacCCGCCAAAACTTCTCGAGTTAACGCGCCTCATTTTGCTGTTGGAGGGTTAAAAAGTAAATTAGTAAACTATAGGGGGGATTTTGTAAATAGAACAACTTTTAAATATGGGAAATTTGCATTTGCAAAATTGCAATATTATAATCAGTTAAAATAGTGTGCTtttcaaaaaccttttttttttttccttatattttggctatatttttaatttagtccTCAAATTATCATTGcttttattttggtccttatatttttaaactCATTGTGATTTACATTTAATCATGCATGGAGGTGACATatgattttgggatttttttttgggccagCCTGCTATAGCCTATTATTGGAGTTGAGGACAAGCCCTTGAAACGTGTGTGAGATTTTTGGATcacttttttggaatttttccttttttttttttctaatagataattaaaaatcaaaaaatttacgATAACTcaaagaaaattgagaaaatcaTACCAATTTATTCATGTTGACTTGAAGTGGGTTATGTTtcaaacacttgcacaaaaaatatatattggttAGAAATGAGTCTTCTTGCGTATTTATAAACTATTGCACAACTTAAATGGTAACTTGGAATATAATGGACCAGGTATTGGCttggatttgaatttgttaTATCTTTCTTGGGCCttatccttttcctttttcttttctttttttatcctgTTGGGCACCAAATTTGCACAATGACCATTGGaggtttttctctttctttattttagcCCAAATTTGGTTTAGCCTATAGGTTAGTGACTTAGCTACCCGTTGGGCATCAAATCTGCATAGTAATCATTGGAGGTCTAGCTCATTAGATGGGCCACTAGTCTTCCTTATGTTGGCTTATAAAACCCTTAGTTCCacttttttctcttcaaattttttcagCTCCTTACATTTGCATTTCTCTCCCTTGGTTCCACTCCTATTTTTCTACTCTTCTCCACAAAAATTCCAGCttctaatttttggttttaagaaaagacaaataaaGTTGTTCTTTATTCCTCTTGCTTGGGTGTGCATCcaacttgaagaaattactATATTCTAATCTTGGAGGATTGTTCAAGAGAGCCATTTGCATTGAGTTCTATTTCAAGTGACACCAATCAACCTTTGAAGACATGCTATTTGCATGATTCTATAATTTGTGAAATCTTTTTAACtctatctattttttatttatttattttttgctaattttttaagGTTTACTTTGTTGAATTAAAACTTGTTTATGTTGCTATATTTTCCAACAATTCACTCTCATATAACTTAGAAGTTATATTTTACTAAGtttaaggttgaattttatgattttctatatatatggTAGGATTTGAACTTAAGGCGTCTGCcccttaatgattttttttttatcattaaactaaaatactaattggttttttatgTAGGTGGAATTTGAATCATAGTCCCTTATTCAAGAGCAACATACTTTATCATTTAAGATAACTGGAACCTACTAGTAATCTTATTTACATATAATTGCATGGATAGCTAGTAGTTACTTGTAGAGGACCAagagtgacaaaaaaaattattatgtatatatcaCAACCAATGCTTATGGGCAACGTTGATAGGGAGGAGGGATGGGCTATTAAGTACAAGTAATGTAGCAAGCGGCTCGCTTATATTCCTCCCAAGATAAGTACATTCCAGTGAAttaaggaagagaaagaaaataaaaacattggGGAGAGATCAATCAAAAAATTCCCATTTTGGTGCCGAAGGAGGAGGATCAAATGTCTCCCACTTGGTCGTGACAATAACAGGCTTTACTTTTGCGTTTGCTATCTTCAGCACATCAAGGCTTTCAACACACTTTTGCACTCTCTTACCCTGCAAAATGAATATCATTAATATCAGCTACCTATATACAGGGCATAATTGTAACACTACTGATGTCAATGAACAACTAAACTCGTGCATTTCAGGTAACACTATAGAAGATCACACAATTCACACCAGATTGAAACATAGCAGTGTAGCTAAGCATCAAGGTAAGGTGAATTAGCATATCTATGTATATTACTAAAGGCAGTGAAATACTATCTCTTTAGGGAACAAGAGAGAAGGACAATAATATGATTAGTACCATTGTGGAAGTAGTATGCAGAGGAGAAAGAAGcaaaatataatatgatatggtAACTACCTGCAAATTCTTCTGAGCAGAAGCATCTCCTTCTGCAGAAATGTTATCTAGCTTGATTGCTTGTCTCATAAGCATCTCAATTAATGTCGTGATCTGAACTTCCGGTACCTTAACCCCATTTGAGATGGACTTTTCAATGGCAGAGACCTATTGAAGAGAAAAGTAATTATTTTCACATGGTTACCAAATGATTTTCTTATCAATAAGAGAGAGCATATTAAGTCATGATATGACATAAACTTCAAACAACCTTCTGAATAATCTTTCAAACTTTATGAAACCACCTCATTTATGGTCTGGCTAATGTAAATGCAATGTTTCTAACTTTCTACTTTGTGCAGGGAACATTGAACATCAAGATTAATGCTATGTTTCTACTTTATACGGAGAACAGTGAACATCAAGAGTGCTGTAGTCTCCAGAATTAGTTCCATTCTTTCAAACTCTATGCAACAACCTCATTATGGACTGACTAATGTAAATGCCATTTTTCTACTTTCTACAGGGAACATTGACGAGTACTGAAGATTAATTACTCGTGCAATGCAGGTCGCATTCAGAGCAAACATCAAATCGATTAAATATTTACAGTAAATGAGATCCCACTGAGCTACTCCGACCATAAGTTACCGGTATTAACTAGTCATGTACAACAAGTCAGATTCATTCAGCCACTCTTTCTGTAAGCAAGTGTTATTAACAAGTACTCGTACCTGAttatccttttccttttttttttctatttctttgttcTTGAAAAAAAACATGGGTAAGAGAATGGTGGTCCTAAATCCTAATGGCACCATAGTTACAATTTCTGTTCCTTTATGAATGAAGCAACCGAAATATTTCTTGCTTGGTTTCAATCATAAATAGttatgaacaaaatattcattcaaaaaaCATACcccaaataagaaaaattttctatttttatgtcaTTTGAAAGCCCAAATTCAGAATCCACTTGAAAAATTAAGTGAAAATATGCCTGGTTTGAGCATAAAAGCCGTTTGGAAGGagtaaaaaaagtaagagaggTCAACAAAAGTCGGTTtgtggagagagagatagaggtGGTGAATGGAAAGAAATTACCATTGggagtttgttttttttcccccagtAATGAGTTGATTTGGGatggtttgtttggttttttttttttttttttgaggggaaggGATGGTTTGTTAAGTACATATGCATgtattcagccaaaaaagaaaaaaaaaatgtatgcaTGTAAATATGGATAATGTTGTCTACAAAACAAACTATTTcaacttgtttcttttgttaCAACATATAATCGAAGGTTCTTGGAACGAGTTCATTACACtaatttttatatcttttatattAAGGGttcttttttagaagaaaatcttACCCAAACTcttaacaataatattaaaaaagtgTAATATCTAATTTTGAAACGAGACATTATGAATATATCGTATTatataacaataatttaaatgaaTATTAAAGCTTTATACCAACCTAATATTTGTCACCATTGTTAagttaataagttattattgattattataTGGATCTAACACCTCTTTATAATACAATTTGCTTTGAGAGATATGATATATGACGTGACTCTTACACTTATTAGTGATGTATATCAATAATCAAAAAGTTAGCTTGGGAACACACAGCTAAATATGCAAGGTGCAACCAAAATTAGTGCcttaaaaactaatgaaattaGAAAAGGGCGAAACTTCCAATGCTCCTATACATTGAACATGACACCAAACCGACACGTGAATTGTCGTTGTCAAATCCAGTGTACAGAAACAATAAGGTTAGCCACACAACTCATTAGAAAATCAGCTGATACCTGGCAAATGACAATGACAATCTGAAAAAAGGTCTCAAATTAAAAGCAGACATGGTGGTCCAGTCCAGTACCATCCGAACTTAGGATTGAGATTGGAGACTGGTGCCGTGTGGTCCATGGGACTATACCCGATTTTTcactctttgttttttaataattatggtCCAACGATGCAACCAGTGGCTAGGGGACACTTCCCCACAGGCCAGAGCCTAATTGCTACACCAAATAAATGAATGGGCCCCAGCCTAAACGCAACTTGCCGGTTAAGATTCTATGCCCAATTATCATGTAAGACCCCACATCACGCTCCAGCTAAATCCCACAATTCCACGGTCCACCCATCTAACGGCCCATATTCACCCGCCACAAACAAAGCCAATCAGTCAATCACCAATCATACACTACATACAGTAGTACACTCTATTGAAAAATAGGGTGAGTAACTGAGTATTGGATCCACTTGTTGTTGGAATATTGAAAGGATTAATTATGAGTTGTAActtatgtttttcttatttttaactttttttcaaaaatttattaatgtttcaatttataattaaaataacatcatttttaaattttatagacCTATTATTGATactattcatataaaaaaaatttgtaaaaaattttgtattactAACATGTTGATGTTCTTTAAAAGGTAAAACTGCActtgctttttcattttttttaaatatttctgtttaatttggctttaaaaaaaaagtctttaagGAGTGtcttaaaaacataatttaaaaaatatttaatattacataaatgatttatttacttggtataacaaattattttaaactagCTAGGTtgaaaaattaaagttaaattttatataaacatTAAAGAAGACATACAATCGTCTCTTGAATTTACAAGTATGAAATGTGAAACAATGAATGattaactagtttttttttgtgtcaagtATCATAGTTCATAATTAAGCATAATTTCCTTAGGCCtgagataaagataaatttttttttttaggaaaatacattttaaattatatagttTATGGGATAtagcaaattaaattttaaaaagtaacaaattaaatcttaatatttcttttaaatcaaaatattaacTCATTTAAGTAAAATGATTTTGTGTTTGAGGTTCAATATGATCTTATagttttattcattattttttgatatctcaaagtttaatttattaattttaaaattataccaTTTAATCACTTAATGAGTTACACTCCTAAACTATAGAATATACCacactataaataaataaatacatatagtgcaaacttaaaaaaaaaaaatatatatatatatatatatataatgcaaaaAGGAAATGAGAGTTTGCTTACTTGATCCACCAGCTTATCGACCTCCATGGACACGTCCGAGATGGCACGATAAGCATTTTGGATTTTGGCATTCCTACGCATCTCGATGAATCTCCGCTCGATGCTTGAAGGGTCTTGGATTAGTATGAGTTTGGAACGGTCTTTGACCCCACACATGTCCAAGTAATGCCCATTCTCTCGCTCTTTCCCTCTAAACATTACTCTCTGTTCATCTGGCTGTAATCCTGTCTCAGCAGTAAGAATCTTCTTCACCTCTCCTGTCAAGTCAACACACACAATATCtccaaaactttattatttattctcatAAACACAATGAGTCAtgacaaataaaaatttcacaacaattttatagtatttcgaaattaacattaaaaaaaaaaaaaattaattacgtGCTGTGGTTGGCTCATGTGTCAAgggtattttaattttgaaatgatgttGTATCCCACTATCCCTAGctttattgaaatttgaaacataTAAATCACCTTCAATCTCTAACGTGGGTACTATGGTCATTTAAACATAAAGTAAGTACATCATtattttccctccaaaatagTCAAAAGTAAACAATCATTATCATCGATGGTAAAAAAGGTTGTTTGGTAACCAAGAAAAATGGAAAgatccttttcaaaaaaaaaaaaaaaaaaaaaggaaagaaattaactaattaatgttattttagtaaTCATTATTCTCCAGGTTGAGACTTGAGAATGGTAATTGTACTTGTACCGTTGTACCAATTTTGCTTCGTTTGCTAAAatcagaaaaaataataataataatataaaaaactaaattcaagaagagaaaagaaataatagatCTTTGCAATAACCATGCAACAAACCCCACGTAGTCGTAATTATGAATATCGAGCTTACTTTTTCGTTCCAAACCTAACTTATCTTTTCCATAACATGATTAATCAAAAACAGTAATATCACACATCATCATATGGAAAATGTCGAGCCtattacaaaattaattttaaaaaattataaactgaTCATGATATTGAATATaattgatatcacttttttaacTGTTGAATTATGTTTACACTCTTGTCATttcctttcctttattttctcagcagccaaacacaaaacaataacgactttaagagaaaaaaataaattaacaaatataGATCGGTGGAGCTGATCTTACCGAAAGTGGCACTAGAATTGACCGAGATCTCGTAGCGGAGGGCACCATAAGCAACACGAAGCCGTACATTTGGAGCTGCTGGAAGGTCCTTAACATTGTCGCTTCTTTTCTGGACCAACATTCCACCTGGCCTCATCTCCCactcaacttcttcttcttcaattgtAGGCATAGAGGTCGTGGTTGTGGTTGAGCTCTCACTCATTTTACCGTACCCATTTGactttttcttcatcattttcaGGTCCAATAAGAAACCCcagagattttaatttcccagaaaatattttcccaaactgtgtttctaattttttttagttgttctAGGAAGTATGAAGGGAAAAAATATCTAAGGCATGAATGAATGAGTGTGGTGGTGTTCTCTGCCGACACAAACTAGAGTTTTAACGTGGGCTGTGGGGTTTTATAAATGTTCTTTCTTTAAGGAGGGAAAGGACGAAGAAAGAAGgtattttttttgcttagaaACACATGGGAAAATGACTTGGAAAATGATTGACCAATGGGAAGAGCGCCACGTGTTTGTGCGTGTGAGATTGTTTGCAGTGACAGCTAAGCAGAGAGAAGTTGCCGACAGTCTAAGGAAGGATCCAAGAGAAGTGTTACTTGTACACGTGGCGTGTTTCAATTGGGTGTGATCGTTTCGGTCTTTGGTGAGATGgggattttttttgtgtttagtgGTTGTTGGTTTAAGACTTTAAGTTAATTAATAGGTTTCATTTTCATATGGGGAggaattgaaaatgaaaaaaaaggtttataaGTTAAGTTATTTGTGGGTCATACTATACAGAGTAATATGTGATTTTCAGATGAGGGTTTGGGCATGATAGGTAGGATCATCACAGCCCCGTTGGGTGAAATGGGTGTCATTTGATCGTAGGGTGTAGGGAGTGTTGATAACATCACTAAAAGCATAATGTTGCTTAGAGTTGTGATTTTGTTAGGAATGGATAATTAAGGTTTAACAGCCTGCAGTTAGCACTGTGAAATCAGAAAGTGATGAACCCTTTGACATTAATGGGATTGTTGACTTTAAAAATGCCGATGTTAGCAAGGTTTTAACAGCCTGAAGTTAGTGGGGTGAAATCAAAAGTAATTTtaccacaaaaaagaaaatcaaaaaatcaaaagcaaaagtaATTAACCCATAGTTGACTAAGACTTTGTTTGAATAGAGAAGTGGAAAAAcgggagaataaaaaatagaattcacGAAATGATAGAAAACTTGGTTGAtgagaaaagtgagaggatggaTAAAGCAATTtgtatgaatttattattatatccaTATTACATaatgtataataaataattagacACATTGTACAAGTGaaacaatataattattaatttattttgacttCTTTCTCTATCTAttgatcttttatatattaaaaatgagattaattaaattggttaaaataaaataataaaaattctaatgAATTGTGGAACCTTAACGTTGGTATTGTATCtcaacaaggaaaaagaaaattagtatTTGCTCGCATAAATTTCGATAaagatgaaaataaatgaaaagataaGAAGGTAAAGCTAATAAGAGTAAGTTCAATAGGACAAAATGGATGgacttcaaatatatatatatatatatatgtatgtatgtatgtatgcgCTAGAACTTAACATTAAAATGGGGGCAAAATTGCCCTTTGCctttgtgagagtgctttttttcaggatactcaggcccaaggatgccgggcctaaatgaaaaaagaaggatttggtggaccgggccttgactcaccgcagctaacgagctgtttaagaatcaagtaggtgcagagaatactcctgacaacatacagaaagacaacaaacaaggatatcgtaGAGTGCCAAAAAtattaacaacgtaagttcagaagaaaagacaggattagcaagaagataaagaaaaggtgctgtggggatcctgggaattatgaagcagtgtttcattaacaaattatctgtttgattacaaaaagctcactaggacgtgatacaaggtccaatcaagctcaaaaattgcagtcttgaatggctatttcaaccttcaaaacttgcaaagtttgattctcgttgaatccgagtatgtgcaatagtggcttttacaggatatcgggaaacagtatttgttcttcccttagttttttctttctgcatagatttttctgatggttcttcctagagaatttcttctttcttgtgtttctttctttttttctcgccactttcttcacaacccgtcccctccttttataatggagtttttctgggtgtcccgggttcccctgttttgttcttttgcaaacagagcatgttctgtctctgtcgcctcggtaagtccctttgccgttttctctcactctttccttctcttggttctgattccttcgaaagcttctggttggccatcctctttgggacgtgctgaggtatgcccttctcggcatccccatttctggcgtattcctttctttcctatttgggcggaatcctgttctgccatttttgaaagtcattcgttACCATTCTTCTTCcatgtcctggttccccgaggcccttttgctgtctgtgccatgagaggtcgctcgcgtttcttgtttttttcttttcctgtcttctttctaccgatctgtcccagtcttcctttttatttgtgcttgaagggatttgaggatccttgcttctttatattttgccgtggtctctttttgggatgcttcttccttttctgggtttcaggatcctctgggccttccttttaTCCCCCATGGGTCATTCGTGcctattactttgggcttagcctgagatttttccttttgggcttgacttgttcttctgttttgggcttatttcattatgaccctttttagacctcaacatttagcctcccgagctcgtgggttgcctgaaacccacgcgtgagtgatttaTGTTTCCTAAGATTTTCGTGGTATCCCCATTTTTTCGTCTTCTActgggttcccttccttttttacttgggatcccgacccttttctgctgcttttagtCACCTCCTTTTTGCATGTTGTattcccttataattattacCTTTTGCAGCTTCCTCTTTATGCGGAACGTGGCAGTtgggtatttgaggtaaaactcctctacccacttttctcgtttcccgttattcctcattaataactgctgatcacttcaaattaaatttattggcaactggcgcgtctttccataaactgttttccccaactgctatttgcgcctttattgtagccgtttcaccttatcactttgcttctctaagtttttcattctttgtgtttctctttcttttttctcttcttctctgttactctggtcttcctccctttcgcactttcaatcttttttcttctcagaGCGCGTGTTGTTtcgatggcttcttcttcttctcgaaagaggagagagcgtactcccagtccttctgagggtgaaggttcttctggttctgctccgagtgattctcacgaggttactgaacgtccggccttccctttacgggatccttggtattctctcagtttatttttccctcatatatctcatggtgaggctcctccatcccctcacgtttggatgttttctggtcaagcgggtttcgctggttccacccaagttcctgaccctagagagatttttgatctccatatcagacaaggaatccgagaggcggttcctattttctttgattttgttccaggaaagattcagggctggcctatatgggtagacaaggaactgtctgatgctgaatttgtgggtcgtttggagcgcgccggtatcctaaaggcagtggctatttccagaaaccttgagggcttcagagacgccaaagggctcaggcatctggtacgtcgttggtgcccttcccttcatacttttttcttttctactggtgAATTAACAATCACCTTagaggatgtggttaataacttcctcctcccagtgtttggtgaaga encodes:
- the LOC115991733 gene encoding BAG family molecular chaperone regulator 3-like, producing the protein MMKKKSNGYGKMSESSTTTTTSMPTIEEEEVEWEMRPGGMLVQKRSDNVKDLPAAPNVRLRVAYGALRYEISVNSSATFGEVKKILTAETGLQPDEQRVMFRGKERENGHYLDMCGVKDRSKLILIQDPSSIERRFIEMRRNAKIQNAYRAISDVSMEVDKLVDQVSAIEKSISNGVKVPEVQITTLIEMLMRQAIKLDNISAEGDASAQKNLQGKRVQKCVESLDVLKIANAKVKPVIVTTKWETFDPPPSAPKWEFFD